TTTCTACATTGAATCAAGGAGTGCCTTTTTTATTTCTTACTAATTGGACACCCTATAAAGAAGAATAAGCATTAAAGTTGTTAGAAAAAAGAAACATTGCTTTAAATGGTCTTTTTTTAGTTAAATTTAGGCTGTCCACTGCTTTGAAGTAAGAGCATATTTTTCCTACTATAACGATTAACAACAAAAAAACAATCTTGATTTAAAATAGAAAGTGCTACGTTTAATCTTATAACGATTAAGCATATAATTTAAAGAAACACCATAAGTTTTTTTAGTTTGAAAACAAACTAAAAAATTATAAAGATATATTTATTAAAACAAATAAAAAAATCAAAATATCATGATGCAAAGCATCATGTAATAATCGACAAATCACCAATAAAAGTTACTTTCTTTGCTGTTGTCGTTTTTTTTTCAAAAAATTAATTTCATCCTCTTGCATTTTAATAAGAAGTTCTTTTTCAAGAAGAAGACAATCATAACGATTGTTCATAATATTTAAGTTTTTTCTCTAAAGCAGCAGAATCATTAGTATTATTTGAATTAGATTTAATAATACCAGCAGATTCGTAAATAATTGGAGGAACTTTAGAAATATCAGAAATCATAGAACTAGGACGACCTTTTTTTGAATGAAACACATTATCGTCATAATTAGAATCTTTATATTTTTTAACCCATTTTTATCGAAGATAAAAAATATTTTATATAATCAAAATTTTAACCTATTTCTATTTTGCAAAGCAAAATATGTAAGAGTTAATGAATCATCAGAAAGATATTCTTTAACGACAGACAACTTAAATTCAGGTTCATAATTAGTTCGTTTTCTCATTAAAAAACACCCCTTTCTTTTTTTCAATTTTATGATATCACTTTCTTATTTTTTGTCCAAATCTTGTAAGGGGTGAATACGATTTTATATTGTCAAAATAGAGAAAATTATATCAAATTTTTAAAAGATGAAATAAGAATTGAGGTGAAAAAATGAAAGTATTAGTAACAGGAGCAGAAGGATTTATAGGTTTCCATTTAACAGAAATGCTTGTTGAAAGAGGATATAATGTAAAAGCATTTGTAAGATATAATTTTCAAAATAATTGGGGTTGGCTTGAAAATTCAAAATATAAAAACGATATTGAAATATATACAGGTGATATAAGAGATTATGATAGTGTGTATGATGCAATGAAAGATGTAGATATAGTTTTTCATTTAGCAGCATTAATTGGAATACCATATTCATATATTTCTCCTCTTGCATATATAAAAACTAATACAGAAGGAACATATAATATATTAGAAGCAGCAAGAAAATTAAACGTGCAAAGAGTAATACATACCTCAACAAGTGAAATATACGGAACAGCACAATATGTTCCAATAGACGAAAAACACCCATATAACCCTCAATCACCATATGCAGCTTCAAAAGCTGCAGCGGATCATTTAGCTTTAAGCTATTATAGATCATTTGAATTGCCGGTAACAATAATAAGACCGTTTAATACATACGGGCCAAGACAATCAGCAAGAGCTATAATACCTACAATAATCTCACAAATACTTGCGGGTAAAAATCAAATAAAATTAGGAAATTTAACACCAACAAGAGATTTAAATTATGTAAAAGACACAGCAAATGGATTTATAACAGTTGGCTTACATGAAAAAACTATTGGAGATATATATAATCTTGGAACAGGAAAAGAAATATCAATAGGGGATTTAGCCAAAAAAATAATAAAATTAACTGGAAAAAATGTTGAAATAGTAACAGATAAACAACGGCTAAGACCATTAAAATCCGAAGTTGAAAGACTATTATCAAATCCAGAAAAGGCAATGAAATTAACGGGATGGAAACCTCAATACACACTGGATGAAGGATTAAAAGAAACAATAGAATGGATAAAAGAAAATATGCAATATTTTAAAGTTGATATATATAACGTTTAGAAGGTGAAGGCATGAAATATATACCATTGTCAATACCAAATTTCATTGGAAAAGAAAAAGAATATGTATTAGATGCTGTTGAGTCCACGTGGGTGTCTACAGGTGGATCATACATAATAAGATTTGAAGAAGAAATATCAAAATATTTAAATATTGAAAAAGCAGTTGCAGTTCAGAGTGGGACAGCAGGTCTTCATCTTGGATTAAAATTATTAGGGGTTAACCCAGGAGATGAAGTAATAGTTCCAACCTTAACATTTATAGCTGCAGTAAATCCTGTAAAATATTTATGTGCTGAACCTATATTCATGGATTGTGATGATTCATTAAATATAGATATTAACAAATTAGAGGAATTTTTAAAAAATAACTGCGAATTAACAAAAGAAGGATTAAAAAACAAAAATACAGGTAGGATAATAAAAGCAATAGTTGTTGTGCACATATTTGGAAATATGGCTGATATGGAAAGTTTGATGAATATAGCTGAAAAATATAATTTAAAAGTAATAGAAGATGCAACAGAAGCTTTAGGAACAAAATATACAGAAGGAAAATATAATGGGAAATTTGCTGGAACAATAGGAAATATAGGAGTATATTCATTTAATGGAAATAAAATAATAACCACCGGTGGAGGAGGAATGCTCGTTGCCAGAGATATAAAAATTGCAGAAAAAGCGAAGTACTTATCCACCCAATCAAAGGATGATTCATTATATTATATACATAATGAAATAGGATACAATTATAGAATGACAAATTTACAGGCTGCACTTGGAGTTGCTCAACTTGAACAATTAGAAAAGTTTATTGAAATAAAAACAAAAAATTATAAATTATATAAAGAATTGATTTCAGAAATAGATGGTTTGAGATTATTGAATTTCGGGCAAAACACAAGACCTAATTATTGGTTTTATTCACTATTCATAGAAAATGATAAAATATCCAGAGATGAATTATTAAAAAAATTAAAAGAAAAAGGGATAGAAACAAGACCTATATGGTATCTAAATCATTTGCAAAAGCCATTTGAAAAAAATTATGCTTATAAAATAAAAAAAGCAAAATATTATTGGGAAAAAGTATTAAATATTCCATGTAGTACAAATTTAACAGAAGAAGATGTTAAATTTGTTGTTGAAAAGATAAAAAAATCTATAATTTGAAAAATTTACAAGTCTTTTTTATTAATTTATAATATAAGATAAATCTAATCCAATATTGATATGAAAGAGGGAATGAGTATGAAAATATTATTTACTTCACCCGGGAGAAGGGTTGAGCTAATAGCGCTCTTTAAAAAAGAATTATCTAAATATAGTAATAATTTCAAAATTTATGGAGCTGACTATGATGAACTATCCCCTGCTTTATATTTTGTAGATAAAGCGTTTAAATTGCCGTATGAAATAAATGAAAAGTATGTTTTTAAAGTTTTAAAAATTGCAAAATCCGAAGATATTTCTATTATTATACCTTTAATTGATCCAGAATTAAAATATTTTTCTAAATATAGAAATTTATTTGAAAAAGAAAATATTTTTGTGATGATTTCTAAAGAAGAAAGTATAAACGTTTCAATAGATAAATGGGAAACGTTTTTATGGGCTCAGAAATCTGGTATAAGAGTTCCATTTACTTATAAAGTATCAAACTTATTACTTAAGAAAAATATAAAATTTCCAATAATATTAAAACCAAGAACTGGATCAGCATCTAAAGGAATATTTAAATGCAAGGGAAAATCAGACTTAAAAAAAATATTTAACTCTCTCAGTGATCAATATATTGTTCAAGAATATATTGATGGAGACGAAATAACGGTAGATATTTTTGGTACTGAAGAAGGAGTTTTAATTTTTGAATCTCAAAGAAAGCGTTTAAAAGTAAGAGGAGGAGAAATTGAGAGGGGAGTTACACAAAAAGACAAAAAATTAACGGAAATAATAAAAATTCTTGTTAAGAATTTCAAACCTAATGGTGTAATAAATGTACAATTTATAAAAAATAAAAAAGATGGAAATTATTATCTTATAGAAATAAATGCCAGATTTGGTGGGGGATATCCGTTATCTCATTTTGCTGGTGCCAATTATATAGAATTACTATTGAATATGTTTTATAAAAAAGATCTTAAATTTAATGAAAATAATTATATTGAAAATTTGTTTTTAATGAGATATGATAATGCATTATATAAAAGAAAAGAGGAGTTGATAGAATTAGATTAAAAGGAATTAGTATAGATTTAGATAATACATTATTCGACCAGAAAGAGTATGAATTTCAAATGTTTGAATTAATATCTCATGAAGTAGAAAAAAAATATAAAATTTTCTCTACTATATATAAAAATAAATTAATTGAATTATTTCTGAATAAAATGCAATATAAAATTTTTGATAAAGCATTTATTGAGATAAAAGGTAAAATTCCGGAGGATTGGGAATTGTTCGTAAAAAATGTTGTTTTGAAAATATATAGAAATGGAAAAGTTAATATACATTTATGGGAGGAAGCTATTCGTGTATTAAATATATTGAAGGGAAATAATGTATTGTTGGCATTAATTACAAATGGAAATTTGGAAGTGCAAAAAAACAAAATAAAATTATTAAAAATAGAAAATGTATTTGATAGAATCTATATTTCGGATTCTTATAAGCCTCCCGAAAGAAAACCTTCTACAAGAATGTTTGAAGATTTCCTTGGTGAATTTAATTTAAATTCTAATGAAGTAATTCATATAGGTGATGATGAAAAATTAGATGGAGCGGCTTTAAAAGTAAATATAAGTTTCTATAAAATAAATTCAAAATATGATTGGAATAAATTTTTGTATAAATATAAAATATAAGGGTGGAATAAAAATGAAAAAAGTATGTATTTTTACAGGTACAAGAGCTGAATATGGCTTATTGTGGCCATTAATGAAAATTATAAAAGAGAATAAAGAACATGAGTTGCAAATAATAGTTTCTGGTATGCATCTCTCTCCTGAATTTGGGTTAACGTATAAAGAGATAGAAAAAGATAGTTTTAATATAAATGAAAAAATAGAAATATTATTATCAAGTGATAGCGCTATTGGAATAAACAAGTCCATAGGATTGGGTTTAATAAGTTTTTCAGAATCTTTGAAAAGATTAAATCCAGATGTTCTAGTAATTTTAGGAGATAGATTTGAAGCATTGGCTATTGCGATTTCTGCATATATAATGAAAATTCCAATTGTTCATTTGTACGGTGGTGAAAAAACCGAAGGAGCAATTGATGAAGGAATAAGGCACTCAATAACAAAAATGAGTTATCTACACTTTACTTCAACAGAAGAATATAGAAAACGAGTTATACAATTAGGAGAGTCTCCCGAAAGAGTATTTAACGTTGGGGCAATAGGATTAGATAATATAAAAGGGTTAAAATTATTAAAAAAAGAAGAGTTGGAGAAAGAATTAGAATTCAAATTTGGAGAAAAAAATATATTATTTACATATCACCCAGCTACTTTAAATAAAAACAAATTAGATAATGAATTAAAAGAAATTTTTGATACTTTAGAAAAATTGATAAATAGTGGTTATAGGGTAATAATAACAAAAAGCAATGCTGATGAAGGTGGAAGGAAAATAAATAAATATATTGATAAATTTTCTTTAAAATATTCTGATAAAGTATTAGCAGTAACTAATCTTGGAACATTAAAATATTTATCAACAATGAGATATGTTGATTTGATAATGGGGAATTCTTCCAGCGGTATTGTTGAAGCACCATCTTTTAAAATTCCAACAATAAATATAGGAGAAAGACAAAATGGCAGGGTAAAGGGAAATAGTATAATAGATGTAAAGCCGTCAAAAAAGGAAATATTAAAAGCGATAAAAATAGCTGAAAATTTAGATAAAGAAACTATTATAAATCCATATGACCAAGGAGGGGCGGCAAAAAAGATATATAATATAATAAAAGATTATATAAAAAACAAAAAACTAAAAATAAAAAAAGAATTCTTCGATATCAATTTTTTAATTTGAAAGAAGGGATAAAATGATAAAAAATGGAGTTTATATAATAGCTGAAGCTGGTGTAAATCATAATGGAGATATTAATATCGCATACAAATTAATTAATGCTGCTGCTGAAGCAAAAGCAGATGCTATAAAATTTCAAACTTTTAAAGCAAATAAAGTAGCATCAATTTTTGCTAAAATGGCATCTTACCAAAAAAACAATTTAAAAAAACAAATGAGACAAATTGATATGATAAGAGAATTTGAATTGAATTTTGAAGATTTTATAAAATTAAAAAAATATTGTGATGAAAAAGGTATTGAATTTTTATCTTCGCCCTTTGACCATGAAAGTATCGATTTTTTAGAAGAATTAATACCATATTATAAAATTCCATCTGGTGAAATCATAAATTATCCATATTTAAAACAAATAGCAGAAAAAAACAAACCAATAATAATGTCAACAGGTATGGCAACATTAGGTGAAGTGGAAAAAGCTTTGGACATTATATATAGTGTGAATAAAAATTCAGAAATATATCTTTTGCATTGTACGACAAATTATCCAACACCTTATGAGGAAGTTAATTTGAAAGCAATGCTCACACTGAAAGAAGCTTTTAAATTACCTGTTGGTTATTCCGATCATACCTTAGGAATCGAAGTGCCTGTTGCGGCTGTAGCTATGGGAGCGCAAATTATAGAAAAACATTTTACTTTAGATAAAAACTTACGAGGACCAGATCATAAAGCATCATTAGAACCAGATGAATTGGAAGCAATGGTGAAAGCTATAAGAAATATAGAAAAAGCATTAGGTAATGGAATAAAAAAACCAAATAAAAGCGAAATAGAAATAAAAAAAGTAGTAAGAAAAAAATTGGTAGCAAAAAGAAATATAAAAGTGGGAGAAATTTTGAAGATTGAAGATATTGAAATAAAAAGAACAAATGAAGGATTAGAACCTGAATTTTTAGATATAATAATAGGCAAAAAATTAATTAAAGAAATAAACGAAGATGAAGGTTTTACATGGAATCATTTTATGGAGGAAAAATAATATGTATAGGGATAAAAAATTTTTAGCAATAATACCAGCAAGAGGTGGATCAAAAGGAATAAAAGATAAGAATATAATTAATTTAAAAAATAAACCATTAATAAGCTATACTATAGAAGCTGCAAAAAAAAGCGACGTGTTTGATGAAATTATGGTTACAACAGATTCTAAAAAAATTGCAGAAGTAGCAAAAAAATATGGAGCAAGTGTACCTTTTTTAAGACCAGTTGAATTATCAACAGATACAGCAAACAGTATAGATGTAATAATTCATACTTTAAATTATTACATAAATAAAAATATAAACTTTGATTATTTTATATTATTACAACCCACATCTCCATTAAGAAAAGCAGAAGATATTTTAAGTGCAGTTAAATTATTGTTTGAAAAAAATGCAAATTCAATTGTTAGTATATGTGAAGTAGAACATTCACCATTATTTAGCAACACACTTCCAGAAGATTTAAATCTTTCAAAATTCATTAGAGAAGAAGTAAAAAACAAGAGACGGCAAGACTTACCGAAATATTATAGAATAAATGGTGCAATTTATATTTCAAAAGTAGATTATTTTTTAAAAGTAAAAGATTTTTATAGCGAAAAAAGTTATGCATATATAATGCCAGCAGATAGATCAATAGATATTGACAATTATCTAGATTTAAAGTTAGCAGAACTGTTATTGGAGGAAATTTATGAAGATAAAAGAAATAAATGATTTTGTTTTAATAACAAAAGAAATTTCATTAGAAAAAATAATTGATAATTTAAATGAATCTCCATACAAAATCCTGTTTGTTTTGGAAAACAATAAGTTGATAGGAACAATTACTGATGGAGATATTAGAAGACATATATACAATTCAAAAAATACTAATATATCCAAATTAAAAGCGTATGATTTAATGAATAAAAAATTCAAATATATACTTGAAAAAGAATATAAAGGATTATCATATAATGATATTTTAAAATATAATGTAGAATATTTGCCAGTGTTAAATGATAATATGGAAATAAGAAAAGTTTTAAAAATACCAATAAATTTTCAAGAGTTATCAAAATTAAAGACTAAAGTATTAATAATGGCTGGAGGAAAAGGAACGAGGTTATATCCCTTAACAAAAGTTATTCCCAAACCGTTAGTTCCATATAGAGATAAAACGATTATTGAAAAGATAATGGAACAATTTTTAAATTCAGGTTTTGATGAGTTTATATTGAGTGTAAATTATAAAAAAGACCTAATAAAAAATTATTTTTCTGAATTAAAATATAATATTGAATACATAGAAGAAAAAGATTTTCTTGGAACAGCAGGCAGTATAGCTTATCTTAGATTGTATAACATGAAAAGACCGTTTTTTGTAGCAAATTGTGATGTTTTGTTGAATATAAATTTTTCAGAAGTATTGGAATATCATTTAAAAGAAAAAGCAGATATAACAATAATTTCTGCAAGGGAGAATATTGATATAGCATATGGTGTTTTAAAATTTGATGAAAAAAATAATTATATAAAAATAGAAGAGAAACCAAATTATGAATTTAATGTTAATACGGGTATATATGTATTAAATCCAGGAATAATTGAACTAATAAAATTAGATGAAAAAATAGATATGCCACAACTATTGAAAAGAGCAAGTGAAAATAATAAAAGAATTAAAGTATATAAGTCAGAAGAAAAGATGATTGATGTAGGACAATGGGAATATTATAAAAAATTGTTGTAATAATGTGTGGTGATAAAAATAGACCAAATAATAAAAAAAATAAAAAATAGCCCAACTATAAAATCAGGAATATGGTATACAATAACAGATTTTTTATTAAAAGGAATGGCATTTATAACCATTCCTATTTTTACGAGATTACTAACAGTTGAAGAATACGGTATAGTGTCAGTATATACAACATTTGTTGGAATATTTATGATTATTACAGGATTGGATATACATGCATCAATAGGAACAGGTATTAATGATTTTAAAGAAAAGAAGAAAGAGTTTTTATCCTCGACTTTATTTTTATCATTAATAAGTTTTATAATACAATTCTTTTTTATATGGTTATTTAAAAACCAAACTTCAAAAATTTTCAATATTGATTCAATTGTCCTGATATTGGCAGTAACTTCAGGATATTTAGCATTTATATTTACTTTTTATACATCAATAAAAATATTTGAAAAAGATTATAAAAAGAAATCATTGTTAAGCTTAACAAATGCCTTATTAAATGTAGTATTGTCAATATGGTTATTATTGATAATAGAAAATAATAAATATCTTGGAAGAATATATGGAGATATAATTTCAAAAATAATATTATCATCAATATTATTTTTGGTAATAATAATTAAAGGAAAAAAATTGATATGGTTAAAAGCATGGAAATATTCATTATTAATTGGAGTTCCTTTAATATTACATAATTTATCAGGTATAATTTTATCTCAATTTGATAGATTGGC
This sequence is a window from Marinitoga sp. 1197. Protein-coding genes within it:
- a CDS encoding NAD-dependent 4,6-dehydratase LegB produces the protein MKVLVTGAEGFIGFHLTEMLVERGYNVKAFVRYNFQNNWGWLENSKYKNDIEIYTGDIRDYDSVYDAMKDVDIVFHLAALIGIPYSYISPLAYIKTNTEGTYNILEAARKLNVQRVIHTSTSEIYGTAQYVPIDEKHPYNPQSPYAASKAAADHLALSYYRSFELPVTIIRPFNTYGPRQSARAIIPTIISQILAGKNQIKLGNLTPTRDLNYVKDTANGFITVGLHEKTIGDIYNLGTGKEISIGDLAKKIIKLTGKNVEIVTDKQRLRPLKSEVERLLSNPEKAMKLTGWKPQYTLDEGLKETIEWIKENMQYFKVDIYNV
- a CDS encoding LegC family aminotransferase, translating into MKYIPLSIPNFIGKEKEYVLDAVESTWVSTGGSYIIRFEEEISKYLNIEKAVAVQSGTAGLHLGLKLLGVNPGDEVIVPTLTFIAAVNPVKYLCAEPIFMDCDDSLNIDINKLEEFLKNNCELTKEGLKNKNTGRIIKAIVVVHIFGNMADMESLMNIAEKYNLKVIEDATEALGTKYTEGKYNGKFAGTIGNIGVYSFNGNKIITTGGGGMLVARDIKIAEKAKYLSTQSKDDSLYYIHNEIGYNYRMTNLQAALGVAQLEQLEKFIEIKTKNYKLYKELISEIDGLRLLNFGQNTRPNYWFYSLFIENDKISRDELLKKLKEKGIETRPIWYLNHLQKPFEKNYAYKIKKAKYYWEKVLNIPCSTNLTEEDVKFVVEKIKKSII
- a CDS encoding ATP-grasp domain-containing protein codes for the protein MKILFTSPGRRVELIALFKKELSKYSNNFKIYGADYDELSPALYFVDKAFKLPYEINEKYVFKVLKIAKSEDISIIIPLIDPELKYFSKYRNLFEKENIFVMISKEESINVSIDKWETFLWAQKSGIRVPFTYKVSNLLLKKNIKFPIILKPRTGSASKGIFKCKGKSDLKKIFNSLSDQYIVQEYIDGDEITVDIFGTEEGVLIFESQRKRLKVRGGEIERGVTQKDKKLTEIIKILVKNFKPNGVINVQFIKNKKDGNYYLIEINARFGGGYPLSHFAGANYIELLLNMFYKKDLKFNENNYIENLFLMRYDNALYKRKEELIELD
- a CDS encoding HAD family hydrolase; the protein is MDLDNTLFDQKEYEFQMFELISHEVEKKYKIFSTIYKNKLIELFLNKMQYKIFDKAFIEIKGKIPEDWELFVKNVVLKIYRNGKVNIHLWEEAIRVLNILKGNNVLLALITNGNLEVQKNKIKLLKIENVFDRIYISDSYKPPERKPSTRMFEDFLGEFNLNSNEVIHIGDDEKLDGAALKVNISFYKINSKYDWNKFLYKYKI
- the neuC gene encoding UDP-N-acetylglucosamine 2-epimerase, which translates into the protein MKKVCIFTGTRAEYGLLWPLMKIIKENKEHELQIIVSGMHLSPEFGLTYKEIEKDSFNINEKIEILLSSDSAIGINKSIGLGLISFSESLKRLNPDVLVILGDRFEALAIAISAYIMKIPIVHLYGGEKTEGAIDEGIRHSITKMSYLHFTSTEEYRKRVIQLGESPERVFNVGAIGLDNIKGLKLLKKEELEKELEFKFGEKNILFTYHPATLNKNKLDNELKEIFDTLEKLINSGYRVIITKSNADEGGRKINKYIDKFSLKYSDKVLAVTNLGTLKYLSTMRYVDLIMGNSSSGIVEAPSFKIPTINIGERQNGRVKGNSIIDVKPSKKEILKAIKIAENLDKETIINPYDQGGAAKKIYNIIKDYIKNKKLKIKKEFFDINFLI
- the neuB gene encoding N-acetylneuraminate synthase, which gives rise to MIKNGVYIIAEAGVNHNGDINIAYKLINAAAEAKADAIKFQTFKANKVASIFAKMASYQKNNLKKQMRQIDMIREFELNFEDFIKLKKYCDEKGIEFLSSPFDHESIDFLEELIPYYKIPSGEIINYPYLKQIAEKNKPIIMSTGMATLGEVEKALDIIYSVNKNSEIYLLHCTTNYPTPYEEVNLKAMLTLKEAFKLPVGYSDHTLGIEVPVAAVAMGAQIIEKHFTLDKNLRGPDHKASLEPDELEAMVKAIRNIEKALGNGIKKPNKSEIEIKKVVRKKLVAKRNIKVGEILKIEDIEIKRTNEGLEPEFLDIIIGKKLIKEINEDEGFTWNHFMEEK
- a CDS encoding acylneuraminate cytidylyltransferase family protein, which produces MYRDKKFLAIIPARGGSKGIKDKNIINLKNKPLISYTIEAAKKSDVFDEIMVTTDSKKIAEVAKKYGASVPFLRPVELSTDTANSIDVIIHTLNYYINKNINFDYFILLQPTSPLRKAEDILSAVKLLFEKNANSIVSICEVEHSPLFSNTLPEDLNLSKFIREEVKNKRRQDLPKYYRINGAIYISKVDYFLKVKDFYSEKSYAYIMPADRSIDIDNYLDLKLAELLLEEIYEDKRNK
- a CDS encoding sugar phosphate nucleotidyltransferase, which encodes MKIKEINDFVLITKEISLEKIIDNLNESPYKILFVLENNKLIGTITDGDIRRHIYNSKNTNISKLKAYDLMNKKFKYILEKEYKGLSYNDILKYNVEYLPVLNDNMEIRKVLKIPINFQELSKLKTKVLIMAGGKGTRLYPLTKVIPKPLVPYRDKTIIEKIMEQFLNSGFDEFILSVNYKKDLIKNYFSELKYNIEYIEEKDFLGTAGSIAYLRLYNMKRPFFVANCDVLLNINFSEVLEYHLKEKADITIISARENIDIAYGVLKFDEKNNYIKIEEKPNYEFNVNTGIYVLNPGIIELIKLDEKIDMPQLLKRASENNKRIKVYKSEEKMIDVGQWEYYKKLL
- a CDS encoding lipopolysaccharide biosynthesis protein gives rise to the protein MVIKIDQIIKKIKNSPTIKSGIWYTITDFLLKGMAFITIPIFTRLLTVEEYGIVSVYTTFVGIFMIITGLDIHASIGTGINDFKEKKKEFLSSTLFLSLISFIIQFFFIWLFKNQTSKIFNIDSIVLILAVTSGYLAFIFTFYTSIKIFEKDYKKKSLLSLTNALLNVVLSIWLLLIIENNKYLGRIYGDIISKIILSSILFLVIIIKGKKLIWLKAWKYSLLIGVPLILHNLSGIILSQFDRLAIQKIIGSEKVGLYSYAYTLGMIPLIILGATNLAWVPWFYDKMFESKKNDINIKSKYYNEFYIIILSLILILTPELGLIMAPKIYNTSLIIIPIIIVSYYMQFLSTIYVNFAFFYKKTGSISLGTLLAGVINIVLNILLIPKFGYEIAAITTLISYFFLLFFHALNVRYNLKDKTISARYMFGWAFLIIVLGISQYLIAKYFGMFSFIERLSRILIFGVLGIAVGIKLYKKLKHHLNK